GCCTATCGGATCCCTGTACAGTCTATCAAGCGGGTCTTTCATCCTACGTGGGTTTGCGCCAGTGAACGGCTCGCAAGGCGGACTACCTATCACCACATCGGGTTGGCCAACGAGCCTCTCGATCAGCCTGCCGGTAACCTCCCTCACATCTATATGCAGGGCTATCGCTTCTGGAAAGTTCGCCTTAAAGCTGCGTATCGCGGCCGCGTCGTTATCTACGCCCAAGAGGACTTGGAAGCCTGCGTCCCGGAATCCTCTCGAGAATCCACCGGCACCGCTAAACAAGTCTATAATTGTGAAGCGTGTCAAGCGAGACTAGCCCCTCCTCTCCTCTTTCGCTATCTCCTCCTCGAGCTTCTGGATAACCTCCTCGAGTATACTAACTATCTGCTCCTGCCTCTCGTCCGGCTCCAGAGGCGAGCCACACCTCGGACATATCATTCCATACTCCATTGCCTCGTCAAAGGTGAAGCGTAGCCCGTCGGTCGGGCACGTGTAGAATATGTTGTCGCGCTCATACTCGAGACGCAGTCGGAGCTTCTCTATAACGGCCTTCTTCCGCGCCACGAGGGCAGGTCTGAGATTCTCGAAGTTGACGCGCCAGTAGAATATCAGGCGGCCTGTATCGGGGTCTCTCTGCTTCCTATAGATGACGAAACCAGACTCCATTAGCTTGTTGAGCGCCCTTCTAATAACGTTGAACTTCAGCCCGGTCTTCTCGGCCATCTGCTCCTCGGTTAGCTCCTGACCGCTCTCATAGAGTATCCTGAGTACCTCGCGTGTTTCTGGCCCGTAGAGCCTCTCGATGAATGTGTAGAGCTGTTCCATCGTGGACCCTAGTACTACTGAGGTTGAAAGAAGGTGGATAAGGGCTACCCCGGGGGCGCTTTTCACTCCTCACGTATCTCGACAATATCGCCGAGTGTCAGCTCGAACTCGCTGCGCTTGCGCCTAGACCCGGAGACCCCAAGCTCGACATCCTCTTCGACAACGGGCTCCAGAAGCTTGATGCCAAGCACCTTCTCCAGCCTTCTGGCAAGATCCACGGTTGGTACCAGGGTGCCAGCCTCAATCCTCTTGATAACATTAACCCTCTCCTTAACTCTCACGGCGAGCTCCTCTTGAGATAGACCGAGTCTTTCACGGGCCCTCCTTACCCTCTCCGCGAAATCAGGTACGACCTCGTACCTCTCAGCCAGCCTATCGCTGCCTAGGCCTCTCCCACGGCCCCCGCCCGGCCTGGGCGTAACTGGTCTGGTGGAGGGCCTTGGCGTGGACGGGCGTGCTAGAGCGGGTGAGGGCCTAGAGGCTGGTGTAATAGTTGTACGGGTAGCACCGCCACCGGATATGCGAGCCTTGAGTGGCACATCCTCTGTTCCCGTGCTTCTCGCGCGACTAATATACCGGTTGTAGCACCTTTCACACACGTACATCTCGCTACCCTCAACGTATATAACGTATGGCTCGTCCTCGACGGGCAGGCCACACATCTCACAGTAAAGGACGCGTCTCCTGCTAGACAAGGACCTGCACCCCACTCAGCCAACAACCATTAGGCTATCAAGCTCCGCTAGGGTATAAACTAGGGGCTCGGCAAGGGCCCAGCAGCATCACTCTCACTTCAGATGCTCGACGGATAGCTCCTCACAGCCCCACCCTGAACAACCATAGGGGAGGGTATAGTGCCGAGCGTTGCGCGTGGACTAGCGTGGTGCGTTAACGGGCCTCACGATAAGATGCATAGGGCGATTATGTGCTGTCGTTAGGAAGTGTAGAAGAGTTACCATGAGGTCTCGCAATGTTAGACTGTGTGTTTATCTCGAAGCCCGTTTGCCAAGCTAGCAAAATGTGAGGCACCTAGCTGCACTATTAACATATTATCACCAGGGTTAGTATAAATGTGTATGCGCAGGGTGCACTAGTGTTAATACCGCCGATGCTTATCGGCGTGTTGCACGGCACCATCTAGAACATTAAGAGGTTTGGCGCAAGAGTTTATATAGTAGAAGACTACTGTGCGCTCGGGCTGTGCTGGATACACATCACAGTAATTGGTATCTAAGGAGGTTTAGACTAAAGAGAAAAGTAGGCCGTGGCATGTGTTTACATTTTGACTATTTTGGCGAGTCGGATATGTGTAGGGATAGAGATATGGTAGCCTCTGTATCTGCAACCTGGTGCACCCTTATTGCGGGCGCACAGGAGCCTCATTGTGTTGCTACCTGTACTAGCTCTTGCTTCTGCAATCGTCTATACAGTCTATCACTCGTCTAGCGCACCCATGATGCACTCAACAGATAATGCGATGCGAGTCTATTCTAGAAGCTTATGTGCATACCGTATGCTCTTTTATGATCCACTCGCGCTCGAATATCCAAATCAGACGCTCCTCCGCCAAATAGAGTACATCGTGAACGAATCGGGAGGCTGCCTCGACGCCTATATCGGAGAAGAAGCGGGTCTAGAACCACTCCTCCACCTCGATAAATATGATATCATCGTTATCCGTGCGCATGGCGGGATCTGGGATGGAAGAGGCTTCTATTTCGCGACTGGTCTCTCACCACAGGGCCCTTACGACATCCCAGTATTACTCGTCCAGAAGCTAGCTAAAAATGGTGTGCTTGAGGCGGGCTCACCAGCTGTACTCTCCGAGGGAGCTGTCATATCATCCTCAGAGTATATCATAGTCGGGGCTCTCTTCTTTAAGCATGTCGCGAGGCTCAAGAAGGGCGCGGTAGTCGTAGTAGCATCTTGTGATAGCCTCAATGATCCGAGATTCGTGGAAGCGGTCCTCACGGCTGGGGCCGTGGCATATATAGGATGGATGGGTAAAACGACACCATCTGCAATAGACGATATGCTTCCAAGCCTTATCAAGCTAATCGTAGAGCACCTAGATAACCCATGCGAAGCTTTGACTAATCTGAAGATTATTGGGGTGAAGTTAGTGGCGCCAACGGGTGCCGTTCTCTCCGGGGTATGCAAAGAGTAACTCCGAATAATACTATTTAGGTCAGGTTGTAATTCTGTCTACCAAGTTATCTCGGAGTACACTTTGACCATGCTAGCTTCTCCGATACGTGTTAATGCAGCGTGAACAACCAAGAGTTCTCTCCTTGCACTCCTGCGACATTCACAACAATACCCTCGGTTTCTCCAGATCGTTACACTAAGACGCTTGGAGCTTGCTGCCTCTAAAACTACCCATCTTTACTTCTCGAACGTACATTTTTAATGGTATCCGTTTTAGGCTGGTGGGTGGAAGGTGTACCACTAATGAGGCGTCTATTATTATTATTGTTTGCTCTTCTCGTAGTGGTAACAGTACCCCTGGTTGCATCGGCCCAAGTGAGTGTGGTAACGTCAAACAACGGTACCAACTTGGCGCCTAATGAAATCACATCAGTCACTATAACACTTGATAAGGGTGCGGTCTTGGCACCTGCTGGTAACCTAACACACCTCTATCTCAACCTAACACTGCCTTCCGGTGCTCAAGTGCAAGTGTATGCTGTGAACATAAGTTATACGTCGGGAGCGCTGATAAACAACATAACTTTTGACAAGGCTAAGAGGAGTATACTGATATACATGGAGTACGACAATACTGGTACGACTGACGTCCCGATAACGTTGAATGTTACGTTTTACCTTGCGATAAGCTGGTATGGCAACTATAGTTTCATTGCGAGTTACTATTCTAACGCTACTGGCGTGTTAACCGAAGTGGCTTCAAAGCAATTCGTGTTGACAGTTGCTGAGCCGCTTACCCTCTGTGGTACAGAACCCTTGCTGGAAATCTCCACAGTTAGACACGTAACGCGAATAATAGCAGATGATGTGAGTTCATTCAAAGCGCTTAGTATGTTCCTAAACTCGAGCGTAATGCCTGGTGGGAACAGAAACGACGCCTGGTACAACACTACGGCCCTAAACAACGTCTTGCTGGTAGTTTATGGTGGTTACGCCCTAAACGTCTTGCAGAGCTTATCCATGCTGCCTAGCTTCAGCTCAAGTCTGGGCATAAACACAACAGAGATAGTCATACCCGCGGTGTGGTTGGATGGTATGACTGTAGGCGGGTTGGTTCTACCCGTGCAGGGCAACTTTACGAGCATCATATTGACCGATGTGAATGCATCAAAGGTGTATGTGAATGCCACGGTAGCGCTCGTAGCGAGACGGTGCGGCAAGTCTATGAGCATATCAATGTTGAACATAACCGCTTCAAGATACGTCTTCGTCTACGAGGTTCAAGTTTCTAGCATGCTCCTAAACGCTACTGGGCAAACCACCTTTCTCCTAGCAAACACCACAATCACCGACAAGCTCGCGGTAACCAACGTTACAGGTATCACTTATTTCACGACCCTACTCTACAGTAGCAATGTCTATGCGGATCTCGTCGAGTACGCGAGATACCATGTCTCGTATGTTGGAGTGGCCTTGTCAAAAGTTGTTGGAGGCCCGCAATCCAACCTAACAATAGACCATGCTGAGTTCTCAAACGTCACTGGCGTGACCGTGGCAAGCAAAAAGTTCGATGGTGTTGTAGACCAGTACCTTATCGGGAAGGACCATGTGATTACAGTTGCTAACGCTGATACGGTCAACTTCACGGTGCAAGGCTACATGGCATATGTTTATGCTTTAAACCCGGCCAACCTCGGCAACCTCTACATACCAGTCTACCTTAGAAGCAGCTTTGTGAATCATGCTAGGCTTATTGTCACTTTGGGCCTCGGCGGCAACTACAATTACAGTTACAATTTCACACAAGACATGTTCTGCTACAAATTCTACTATGGCGATGCATATGTGATAGGTACATCAGTTACACTCAGCGTAGGCGGTCTCAGCGAGCATGATGCTGCTATCTGTGCGCCCATGAGTGGCTATCCGGCATTAAGCTTGAGCAGTGTCTCGCAAGGCGGTGATATAGCAGTTTACAAGCTTAACATAACGTTGCCTCTCATGGCCTCCGGGGACACTATAGTGTTCAACGTCACGCTGCCAGCAGGGGTGTACCTGGCTGGCTTCCTAGTAGAAGAGCCATCTTCTCTAAACGTGGTGCAACAAGTGAAGTACAACTTCGGTCCATTCTCCTTCATAAATGTTACAACAGTGGGTACACCGAGGTTGACACTTCTTGACAGACCGCTTAACGTCACACTCTTGATATTTACGGACCCGAGCATTACCACACCTGTAACCGTAGACTATAGCCTCGGCATTAACATGACCAGCACGACACTATCCTACAAGAAAGTGCTTGATGACTCGTTAAGCTTACCTATAAACACTGCAGGCGAAGCGTTTACGCTAAGACTTGTTGATGCACACCACGAGTATGCCCTCGGACTAATACTATCAGGGTACACCCCCTACACTGTGCACACTGTAGCCACGTCTAGGACGGTCTATCACGCCTACGCCAATACCGAATTATCAACACTTGCCTCGAGGATAGTAGTTGTAGGCGCTCCCTCAACGGGATTCAAATGGGACTACCTCAACCTTACAAGCAACGTAACACTGATAGGCTATTACAGTCCCAAGTTCTACCTTGATAAGCTCAACATAACAACTACGTTTAACATGACAGGTGTATACATAGAAGCGCTCTACATCGATATAGATGCTGATGCTGCACCCGGCATTTACATAACAGTGAGGAATGGAGGGTTCCTGTACGGTACCAGGATGTACCTCAATGTGAGCCTGGCAGTGTTTGAGAAAGCTATACTGGTCAACACGAGCGATACAGGGTACATGGTTGTCGAGAAGAGTAAGATCGTAGCGACGGGCTCCGAAATAAACGCGTCAAGCATCACACTAGAAGATAGTAGCTTTACCATAATATCAAGTGGTGTGTTTATCGGGAACGTCAGCACCGTTAACTCGGTGTTTAAGCTCGTAGCTCCAACACGCTATTCGGCAAACCTTGCTAACTTTATAGTGGTGCCTTCAGTCCCGGTACTTGCAAAGACCATCGTATTGCTAGACCGTGGAGTCGAAGCTACAACACAGATATGGTCGATGAATGTGAGGGTCAAGTTCCCCACGCAGACGACGGCAGCTGTTGCGGTGAGCGTACTTGCCCCGGTCGGGCCGATGAAAGTACTGCAGAATGTTGCACGTGGCTACAGAGTCGTAGCTGATATCCTCGTAGCGGGAGCTACACCCGGCACCATAGAGGTTGACTTCACGCTGCCACCTGCAATCTGTGAGCGCCCACAGCTTCTCAACAGCATACTAGTGTTCTACTATGATGAGGCTAATGGTGAGTGGAGACCCGCGAATGTAACTATGAGAATCGATAGGACGAGATGTGTCGTAAGCGTATTCTTCACTTCCACGACGGTGCCGAGTGTAAGCAACTTCACGGGTCTACCAATCTCACTATATGCTCCTGCACCACTGCCCGTGGTAGGTCTAAGCGAGTTCAAGAAGCTCAACGCGATTCTAGCCGGGACGGAGAAGGGCTCGATACCTATACACCTAGTGGCGGTGTTGGCAGCGGTAACACTTGCATCAGTCATTGTACTGATGAGGAGGTATTCAACATAATTTTTTATGTGCTTCGTGTAACACGAGTGTCATAATCCACAGCCTTGTGCTTTTTAGGGCGTTTGTGCTCTATGCATAACCGGACAACAACGTTCTAAGGTTATCATAATGCGTGATGAATGAGTAGAGGTATCCTAGTGACGAATTAGCTCGTGTTGGAAGTGAAACGATTCTGTATGAACTTGCAGGTATAGCGTGTTGGGCGATAAGCGGGGGTTTAAACGGTAGGAGTGACGGCGGCTAACGTGAGGCAGGGAAGGGTTGACACTCCCGAGGCCCGGCTTCTCGGCCTATATCACCATAGGGTGGCCTAACCCCGGTACATTCGAGAAGCTAGTGGAGACTCTATCCGAGTGTGTAGACTTCTTCGAGTTCGGCGTACCAACGCCAAGGCCAATTTACGATGGTCCTACTATCCGAGAGACGCACGCCGAGGCGTTGAAGAGTGTTAGTGGGTGGAGGGATGCTCTAAAGCTGTTATCCAGGCTAGAGATTGGAGATAAACGCCCGACCATAATCATGGCGTATATGAGCGACCATCTTGGTCATCTCCGCGAGTTCCACGAGGAGGCGGCATCTGCGGGTGCGCGCTGCATACTGTATCCGGATCTACCCTTCGAGCACCCTGAGAAGCTATGGCTGTATGTTGACGAATCGGAAAGGGTTGGACTAAAGCCATGCTTCTTCGCTTCCAGCAGGTTTCCTCACCGTTGGCTGCTCACGTATGCTGCGCTGAGGCCACTCTTCATCTACCTTGGTCTACAGCCGGCCACCGGCGTGAAGCTGCCAATCGCTGTAGAGAAGAACGTAAGGCTAGCTAAGAAGCTGGTAGGCGACGTATACCTTCTCGCTGGTTTCGCAATACGCGATTCTGAGACGGCCAGGAGGCTAATAGAGGTTGGTGCTGATGCTGTTGTGGTAGGCTCGGCTATCATAAGAGCCGCGAAGGACAGGGGCCTTGACGAGGCGAAGAGATTGGCATGCAGTATACACCAGGCGGTGCACGCGGAGAGAGCGTAGGTGGTTCAGTCTCGCCCTCGTTCATCACCATTCAGCCGGACCCGACGTCACATCACTAGTGGTTCCTCGTTGTATCAACCTGGATTCTTGCAAGGGCTTCTTCGAGCCTCGCTCTAAGCTGCCTGGTAAGCTCCTCTATTACCCGTAGCCTCTCAGCCACCTCGGCCACCAGGCTAGGCGATACTAGTGTTCCGCCACGTAGTCTGTCGGCGGCCCGTAAGTGTAGACGTAGCAGCGTCTCGATTAGCGTCAAGCCGCGTGCCGCCATTGAAAGTAGTGTCTCTACACCCTTCCGTGTCAATCTATAGACCTTCCTCCGTCTACCCCCCGTATGCTCTTCTACAGCCTCAACACACCCCTCTTCCTCGAGACTCCTCAGAAGCGGGTAGAGGGTGCCTGGGCTTACACCCCGTCCAATCTCGGGTAAAAGGGCACGAATAGCCTTGAGTAGCTCGTAGCCAGTCTTGGGACCCTCGGCTAGCATGAGGAGCACGAGGTATCTGGTCCTAAGCTCGACTCCCCGCTGCTCGAGACTACTCTCGATGCTAGACACGCTTCCATCCAACATTTTTGGCGGGTAAAGCGAGACTATTACATATGTCTCGAGCACCGATTTATCACCCCCAGATAGCTCGGTAACCGAGCGGTGTGAGAATGAGTGTAGCTGGTTTCATCGCGAGGCATCCGCTGCTAGTGATTAGCGTATGGTTATTGGTGGCATTGCTAGCTACGCCGCTCTTCATGGAGCTAAACACGGTTGTCAAGAGTATCCAGTACTCTCTGCCGCCAGGCAGCGAGGCTGAACAAGCCGAGAAGCTCCTCACGAGCATAAAGAGTGGTGGTGCTCACCCGGCGATAATAATAGTCGAGAACGTAGATCTCAGTGATAATGCGACGCTTGTCAAGCTAGTCCGGTGGGGACGCGTATTCAACGAGAGCTTCGAGGAGAAGAAGCTAGGTAGTAACCTCGTCAGCGTCCCAGTGATGCTCGCGTCTATCAACGAGAGTATCTACCAGAGGCTCCTCGAGGGCATAGAGAAGGGCTCGGAGGGCGCAAGTGAAGCCTACCGCGCACTCCTACAGCTAAACGAGAGCTACACCATAGCATACCGTAACCTCACAACCATGATAGAGCAGCTAAATGAGGCTGTGAAGGGCGTCGTCAAGGCCGACCGGGGGTACAGCGAGGCCTACCACGGCCTCCTAATGTTGACGAATGCTAGCGTCGCAGTGGCACAAGGTCTGGTCGAGCTTGATAAGCGTGTAGTGAACGCGACCGAACAGTTGCTCCTAGTGGCATCCAAGCTTAACGAGACTGCTTCTAAGCTCGCACTTCTAGACAAAGAGGCTAGCCAGCTGGCAGCCAACCTTACAGAGACGGCAGCCCTCCTCAGGAGCATGCTTGGCAACGAGAGCATAGTATCGAGGATAATGGAGGGTGTAGCCTTCACCTGGTGGCAGGTCAGCAGAACCTACGAGTACATGGAGGCGTTCAACGGCAACTATACAATGTATGTGGCCTACACTAACTTAACACTCATAGACCCGAGGCTAGCCCCGTTACCATCTAGCGAGGCGAAGCTCGTCTGGCTTAGCGTCCGCAACCTAACACTCCAGGGCATTGACCCGGATAGAGCGTCTCTCCAAGTCGCAGAGAAGCTGGTGGCGGAGCAGCTGGCTACGCGCGACGCTAGGCTAGCAAAGCTGCTACCACTGTTCACCCAGGTCTACTGGAAGATGCTAGAGGCGGAGAAGCAGAGGCTCAACGTGACAAGCCTAGCAAGCCTCTATAGTCTCG
The Pyrolobus fumarii 1A DNA segment above includes these coding regions:
- a CDS encoding GntR family transcriptional regulator, which codes for MEQLYTFIERLYGPETREVLRILYESGQELTEEQMAEKTGLKFNVIRRALNKLMESGFVIYRKQRDPDTGRLIFYWRVNFENLRPALVARKKAVIEKLRLRLEYERDNIFYTCPTDGLRFTFDEAMEYGMICPRCGSPLEPDERQEQIVSILEEVIQKLEEEIAKEERRG
- a CDS encoding PadR family transcriptional regulator, which encodes MLETYVIVSLYPPKMLDGSVSSIESSLEQRGVELRTRYLVLLMLAEGPKTGYELLKAIRALLPEIGRGVSPGTLYPLLRSLEEEGCVEAVEEHTGGRRRKVYRLTRKGVETLLSMAARGLTLIETLLRLHLRAADRLRGGTLVSPSLVAEVAERLRVIEELTRQLRARLEEALARIQVDTTRNH
- a CDS encoding multiprotein bridging factor aMBF1 is translated as MSSRRRVLYCEMCGLPVEDEPYVIYVEGSEMYVCERCYNRYISRARSTGTEDVPLKARISGGGATRTTITPASRPSPALARPSTPRPSTRPVTPRPGGGRGRGLGSDRLAERYEVVPDFAERVRRARERLGLSQEELAVRVKERVNVIKRIEAGTLVPTVDLARRLEKVLGIKLLEPVVEEDVELGVSGSRRKRSEFELTLGDIVEIREE
- the trpA gene encoding tryptophan synthase subunit alpha; this translates as MTLPRPGFSAYITIGWPNPGTFEKLVETLSECVDFFEFGVPTPRPIYDGPTIRETHAEALKSVSGWRDALKLLSRLEIGDKRPTIIMAYMSDHLGHLREFHEEAASAGARCILYPDLPFEHPEKLWLYVDESERVGLKPCFFASSRFPHRWLLTYAALRPLFIYLGLQPATGVKLPIAVEKNVRLAKKLVGDVYLLAGFAIRDSETARRLIEVGADAVVVGSAIIRAAKDRGLDEAKRLACSIHQAVHAERA